TCTATATTCTAGATGGGATTAGAAGATGATATACATTGCAAAAATATTGAGAAGAGGACAATACTTTGTTGATCCAACATCACTAGAGCCAATAGATCACAATCATAATGGTGGTGAAGAAGAAGTACCCATAGCAAAACTGGTGACCTTTTTGGAAAGAGTTCCAGCGTCAAGGTTGTCTTCGTTGTCGAAGATAGGAACCCAGTCTGAGCCTTTGACCCATGCCTTTTAAGGAGAAAAAAAAAACAGAACGAAAGAAACGAGAAAATAATACATCAATGAAACACTATGGTCTAAGAGTGTTATGATATCTGACTTAACATTTCTTAACAAGAGGCATCAAAATGAGGAACAATTACAATGGCCAAGGACCTCAAACTAAACTTAAGAACATTCCATGCTACGGTAAGAGATATTAATCATGTCTTTACAATAACATGATCATTTAACAGTGAAGGTAGAGGCAATCATCATCTATGGATAAGAGATATATCTTTTTTTTCAAAATACTAGAAGTATCTTTAAAAATAAATCTATGAAAATAAAAAAATACTTTCATATAAAAAAAATTGGACCCTTTTTCTTATTTTTAATATAAAAATACATGTATTTTTTAAAAAAATCGGGCCCTTATCTATTAAGAAACACGGGAACAACAGATTGGGCCCGGTGGCACTCGCCCCTATCTAAGCCGGCCCTGAACACGAGAATGTTACCTTGTTGCGCTCGCTAGAGGGACGGACATCGAGTAGAGGTTTGTTTGAAAGCTGAATGGCATAGCCTGCTTCTCTTGGTGTAAGAAGCTTCACCTTTCCTTCTCTCAACTACAGAAACAATAAGTTTAAGAGACACTATAACTCATATGTTCCAACTTTTAAGACAAATATGCAAAAAGAGGATCGTACCAAACCATCCCAACGCTTCTTGGCAGCAGCCATGTCTCTCATTTGCTTCAGATCAATATCTTCATCAACCGCTTGCATCTTAACAACGCCTACTCTCTAAACCATTCAAACAAACAAACAATGAGCCAAACAATAATGAGAGTCAAGTTTTAACCTTCGCATTCCCATTAACCAAATCAAATGGTAAAACATAAAGATATGGAGAATCGACAACTTACAGAGCGGCGAACGGTGGACAGAGATGTTCTTCCTGTGGCGAAACTAACTGAAGATGACATTGAAGAGGTCATCCTCGAGCTCTGTTTTCTGTAAAGACTAGAACCAGAAGGTAACAGAGGATTTAGAATGGGAAGGGATAGAGACTCCATGCTTTAGAGGTTATGAGCTTTTCAGCGAGCGGAACAGAGAAAGGATGAAACTTTGATTATCCAGGAAATCTAATCAACTTCGAGTAGTAAAAGTCGAAAAGGATAAATCTTTGAAGAAAAAGAGATATTCAGTTTCGGGCTATTGGACCGATGATTAGTTTCGGCTTCATCGAAACATTCTTTTAGAAACCGATTCGGTTCTCTCAAACCAAAAGCTATATCCACGACACGACCGCTAGTACTTTACTTGTTTTGTTTTGTTTAGAGTTTGGATAATTTTAAATATTGTACATTTTAGGAAGCCTAGGAAGAGGGGACCAATATGTATGGGCCAAGAGAAGCCCATTTACATAATCTTTAAGCATGCTCCCTCCAAAAACAACTTCAAGGCTGTTTATTTCACCATTTGTAATCTCCATCTAGATGATTCTTTTGTATGATTTATATTTAGATGATCCATTCATATTTTTATGACTGTTTATTTGTCCATCCAAATAACTCATCTAGATGAATCATCTAAATGAATCATTTCCATCTAAATGAGTTTACTAAACAAATTACCAAAATACCCTTGTGTTGATTTAATCATATATTTGATATTAATTTTAACTATATTATATTTAATTATTTAATCTAATATATTTACATTAGAATTATTTCAAAATTAACGAGTTTTTTTGTGGTTTTGGGGGAAAACAAGATTTTTTGGTTTTAGCGGGAAAACACACTTTTCGGTTTTGGCCAGAAAACAATATTTTGCTATTTAGGCGGAAAAAAGCGTTTTTGCGGTTTTGGCGGGAAAACAAGATTTTCGGTTTTGGCGGAAAAACGGGTTTTTTCGATTTTGGCCGGAAAACAAGATTTTGCGATTTTGGCGGGAAAACGCGTTTTTGCGGTTTTGGCGGGAAAATGAGATTTTCGGTTTTGGCGAGAAAATGAGATTTTTCGATTTTGGCCGGAAAACGAGATTTTGCGATTTTGACGGGAAAACGCTTTTTTGCAGTTTTGGCGGGAAAACGAGATTTTTCGATTTTGGCCGGAAAATGAGATTTTGCGATTTTGTTGGGAAAACACATTTTTACAGTTTTTGCGGGAAAATGAGATTTTCGGTTTTGGTGGGAAAATACGGTTTTTTTTTGTTTTGGCAGGAAAACAAAAAAATTCGGTTTTGGCGAGAATAGAAGATTTTTCATTTTGATGGAAAAACGATATTTTGCAATTTTGACGGGAAAA
This sequence is a window from Brassica oleracea var. oleracea cultivar TO1000 chromosome C1, BOL, whole genome shotgun sequence. Protein-coding genes within it:
- the LOC106309336 gene encoding rhodanese-like domain-containing protein 11, chloroplastic, whose protein sequence is MESLSLPILNPLLPSGSSLYRKQSSRMTSSMSSSVSFATGRTSLSTVRRSRVGVVKMQAVDEDIDLKQMRDMAAAKKRWDGLLREGKVKLLTPREAGYAIQLSNKPLLDVRPSSERNKAWVKGSDWVPIFDNEDNLDAGTLSKKVTSFAMGGWWSGTPILSFNKLFLSKVEEKFPKETELIVACQKGLRSLAACELLINAGYQNIFWVQGGLESAEDEDLVTEGSQPLKLAGIGGFSEFLGWTDQQRAQAAKEGWGYRLVFTARLFGVILAADALFLGAQQLGHYIQELRGH